From the Candidatus Dormiibacterota bacterium genome, one window contains:
- a CDS encoding adenylate/guanylate cyclase domain-containing protein, translating to MPQLREKARAQLPDSAFAYIDSRGIRRLPINDEAHVRNALARFNQVRFEDETARDRARTRLLKAAKKYGIVPVGFMTGQLRAQSLQAAAGKAVIELGGLGTAEQLEARLRTVLGDPTLSVLYWSDSVAAYLDGEGQAVALPGEGADRAVTLLQRQGKPMTALVHARSVLSDPDLARTVTAAVTLAIENQWMNSEIQARATEVRTLPTGVVTFLFTDIEDSSGLVRRLGDRYDRFLADVRRLLRAAIRESGGREVETRADEMFAVFERAASGLEAALTIQRKVRARAWPDGLPVQIRIGLHTGRPTLTDTGYIGLAVHTASRICFASHGGQILLSGAVREAVAGSEPVGVGFRDLGLHQFHGLPAPEALFQVEAADLPAKFPPPRTFG from the coding sequence ATGCCTCAACTCCGCGAAAAGGCACGTGCCCAGTTACCAGACAGCGCCTTCGCTTATATCGATTCCCGCGGGATCCGGCGTCTGCCCATCAACGACGAGGCCCACGTCCGCAACGCGCTCGCGCGCTTCAACCAGGTCCGCTTCGAGGACGAAACGGCGAGAGATCGGGCGCGAACGAGGCTGCTGAAAGCCGCCAAGAAGTACGGCATCGTGCCGGTCGGCTTCATGACCGGCCAGTTGCGTGCGCAGAGCCTGCAGGCGGCGGCGGGGAAGGCCGTCATCGAGCTCGGCGGCCTTGGGACGGCGGAGCAGCTGGAAGCGCGGCTGCGCACCGTGCTAGGCGATCCGACGCTTTCGGTGCTCTACTGGTCCGATTCGGTCGCCGCCTACCTCGATGGTGAAGGTCAGGCTGTAGCGCTTCCGGGCGAGGGGGCTGATCGCGCCGTGACCCTACTCCAGCGTCAGGGCAAGCCCATGACCGCCCTGGTCCACGCGCGCTCGGTGCTCAGCGATCCGGACCTGGCCCGAACCGTCACAGCCGCCGTAACGCTGGCCATCGAAAACCAATGGATGAACAGCGAAATCCAGGCTCGCGCCACGGAGGTGCGCACGCTGCCGACCGGCGTCGTGACCTTTCTTTTCACCGACATCGAGGACTCGAGCGGTCTCGTCCGACGTCTTGGCGACCGGTATGACCGGTTCCTCGCCGATGTGCGACGCCTCCTGCGCGCGGCGATCCGCGAGAGCGGTGGCCGCGAGGTCGAGACCCGCGCTGATGAAATGTTCGCCGTTTTTGAGCGGGCCGCCTCTGGCCTCGAGGCGGCCCTCACGATCCAGCGCAAGGTTCGCGCTCGCGCCTGGCCGGATGGTCTTCCGGTACAAATTCGCATCGGCCTGCACACCGGTCGGCCAACCCTGACCGATACGGGCTACATCGGCCTGGCCGTCCACACCGCGTCCCGAATCTGCTTTGCAAGCCATGGCGGCCAGATCCTTCTGTCAGGCGCGGTTCGGGAGGCGGTTGCGGGGTCTGAGCCGGTGGGGGTTGGCTTCAGGGACCTCGGTCTGCATCAGTTTCATGGGTTGCCGGCGCCCGAGGCTCTTTTCCAGGTCGAGGCCGCGGACCTGCCGGCCAAATTCCCGCCGCCGAGAACGTTCGGCTAA
- a CDS encoding NAD-dependent epimerase/dehydratase family protein, which yields MLIAVTGATGFVGGRVVESLARGGHHVLAFGRRPREAFRHGELAEYTQWNIAEGPRPALALRPIDAVVHCAGTVTDWGPTTEFDAVNARGTEAVLASFTAEARFVHLSTSSVYDHRRPAEPIDETAAYARRPLNAYVRTKVAAEHAVLRSGRQAIILRPHAIYGPGETKLLPRLLAARRFGHLLAVGDGRNRMSLTHIDNLVHAIELALLPRSPAGVYNVADSEAEPLGVLLSSLLVAFGLPPDIFYLPRRAAWPIASAMESVFLTVRASRPPLLTRYVVSQLASDCVLDTRRARTMLGYQPQRGYRDAFREVAVAAQAAPGP from the coding sequence CTGGCCTTCGGCCGCAGGCCACGCGAGGCATTTCGCCATGGCGAGCTGGCCGAGTACACCCAGTGGAACATCGCGGAGGGCCCCAGGCCGGCGCTAGCGTTGCGGCCGATCGATGCCGTCGTGCATTGTGCCGGCACGGTGACCGATTGGGGGCCAACGACCGAGTTCGACGCGGTCAACGCCCGAGGAACCGAGGCGGTGCTCGCGAGCTTCACTGCTGAGGCGCGTTTCGTGCACCTCAGCACCTCGAGCGTGTACGACCACAGACGTCCAGCCGAGCCAATCGATGAGACCGCGGCCTACGCCCGCCGACCACTCAACGCGTATGTGCGGACGAAGGTTGCGGCGGAGCACGCTGTGCTGCGCAGTGGACGCCAGGCGATCATTCTTCGACCGCATGCCATCTATGGCCCGGGCGAGACCAAGCTGTTACCCCGGCTGCTGGCTGCGCGACGCTTCGGCCACCTCCTCGCGGTCGGTGACGGTCGCAACCGTATGTCGCTCACGCATATCGACAACCTGGTCCATGCGATCGAGCTCGCGCTCTTGCCGCGATCGCCTGCGGGAGTCTACAACGTCGCGGATTCGGAAGCGGAACCGCTTGGCGTGCTGCTCAGCTCGCTGCTGGTCGCCTTCGGGCTTCCGCCCGACATCTTTTATCTGCCACGACGTGCGGCATGGCCCATCGCGTCGGCCATGGAGTCAGTCTTTCTAACGGTTCGGGCGAGTCGCCCTCCGCTCCTCACCCGCTACGTTGTCTCGCAACTCGCCTCCGATTGCGTGCTCGATACCCGCCGGGCCCGCACGATGCTCGGCTACCAGCCGCAGCGCGGTTACCGTGATGCGTTCCGCGAGGTGGCGGTGGCCGCCCAGGCCGCCCCAGGTCCTTAG